The DNA segment ataaaaataaaattattaaatcagttcaataatttcaatgaacCTTCATGAGGCATTGTTAAATTGATAATAAATTGTTTCAAATTAGGGCatgattatttgttttcatttagtaTTTTGCCAAATTTTGCCCGTGAaacatgttaatgtttacagAATCATAAAGTCGGCAAAGCatgcaaatattttcatttcaataatTACCACTGTGAACGACTAATGCAGAAGGAATTTATCCAATGTCGAGCATGCACACTTCACAGTGACGTGACGAATGCTTCAGGGACAAGAAACAGGAAATAATGCAGGGCATGAACATTTCTAAACGAACCATCCACAAGGACATGGCTTCGAAAGCCCAGCCGTTATGCAACCGATGTCCACACACACAGAGGCTTAGATAATGACACAGAATGTGTTGTATGTCTGTTATGAATGTCAAAGTCTCCCTGCAGCGGTTTATGGTGGCCGGTTGTCACGGCGAGTCTGACAGGACAAGTATGTGTCGTGTGACTGATTGCTAAAGCTCCTCTCATGACTTGCTGTTTGACCAGCGATGATCGTTGTGGTCAGTCAGGTTTGACTAAATTACTTAGCGAGGTGTAGGGTTAGGACAGTGTTTACATTGGAGATTTTGTCCAGGGAGTAGGAACAGTGTGATGTTATTGAACgtttcattgtattttgtgaGTTAGTTTTAAAGTTTATGGACATGTCTAAGTTATGGTTTTTGTCTTAGGGTGTGACTGTTATGATGTTGGATAAAATATTTAGAATTATTGTGCACATGATGTGTACTTTGTGTAGGAATTTCTCAGGGAACATTTTATTTTTCCAAGCTCCTTGTTCACTCCAGGAGATTTGATAGTACAACTTATTACTGCTAATTGTAAATGTCTACTTGTATTTATGGAAGTTAGTGGTTGCTTGTAACTGATAAAATCTGTGATAAACATTTGTTGTTAGTTGAGTATGTTCACCATCATGGTtgtcatttgtttattttgatatttcccTTTCAGTGGAGACATCACGGACGAGACTAAATCGAGGAGATTCCGATGAAAGTCCTCTTCCTGTGAGGAAAGTAATCAAGCCCGACTTCACCCTTCTCCTCAACAACAGTTTTGAGGTAAGTAGTATAATTATCAGAACATTGGTGGTCTGATATGTTCTGTGTCTCTTCAGGTCTATTTGTCTGTTTGTGCCAGTGTGggtgttcatgctgtcaatcactggtttacTTGGGTCAGacatgatcatttacagactgaagtgatgaaggcaatgtgtctgAGTACAGCATGTTATAACCTCTCCAGCTGTTCAGGGGCggtaaggtagcctagtggtgaaagttCGCTCACCACAcggaagaccctggttcgattccccacatgggtacgatgtgtgaagcctttttctggtgttccccgtcatgatgtggctggaatatagctgtAAGTGGTGGGAAAATCATACTCGCTCACTAGCCTCATTGTTCAGTGACTTGTTATGGAAATTGTATTTTGATGTCATTCACATGAAGtttgctggaatgctgctaaaagtgacgtaaaatcCCAATCACATTTTTAAATATTGTCTTTATAAACAGACGAATGTATTCTGTCAACTTTATTCTTTGAATTAAGTGTCCTTGACCATTTTGTTTGAAGATGTCTTATCATCATGCAACGTGTTGCAGGAAGAAGTATCAGACGACGAGGGCCAGCTTGCCGAGGAGGTTAGAACTCACGTGGAGGCTAGCCAGATCTCTCCACTGTCTCCAGTGTCGCCTGTGCACGACCACGTTACCCCTGTTATGGAACGGCCTGGTTAGTATAGATACCATTCATGCGTCGTTGTGAATGTAACAGATcatctgatatttgttttaatttataaaTGGTTTTGATGTTAAGGTATGTTAAGACTCTTCACCTTTGTGGTAAAATGACAGTTTAGAAATAATCTTTATGCCTCATAAGGATGGGAAAGTCACATTATCTTGGTGCGATTAGTGGCTGCAAAAGTTTATGATCCCCAGAGAGTTGAGGTTGATGATATCAAATGCCGTTGAGATTAACAGCATATGATCGAGGTAAAACAAAAGCACCACAGAGCAGCCAAGCTGGAACTTTGTGCTATGTAAAtaaattattataatattaatatataaatgctcatcatgttgatcactggattgtctggtctagattttATTATTTAGAGACGGatatcatataactggaatattgctgatagtggggtaaaactaaactgactcatgtttattttgaacAGTATATCAGTGTAACCCGATATGAGGATGAGCATAAGATTTTGTAGTGAGTCAGAAATTATGATGAAAGACATTACTATTATTGTTGAATTATGATGAAACACTTACATATCATGCAGAAATTAAGTTCATATCTTTCTGACATTGCAGCATTTAAAACGTCATTGGAATAGAACTGTTTTGTTAAGATAAAAGTTGGTTTAAACGATGTAGATAGCTGAGGTTTTGTAAATTGAGGTTAATGGTTTGTTTTGAGATTCAactggagaatcacaatttgaCGAGTTTGCATATCAGGTAAGATGAGTCTGTTTTGACCCTGCAGTGTCCTGTCTGTTAGGCGACCGTGCCTGCGGAATTTCCCACAATTCCTTACACTCAGCACATGACCCATTCACCATGAAAAAAACACTGTGGTTGCACTGTATTGAGATGTTGCACAGAACGGAAGCCATTTGTTGAAGTTGTAGCATAACAAAAGGTTTAATTGTTACTTGTTAACAAAACTGCACATTTGTGAAATTTGGTGTATTTTGAACAATTTGTCAGTTTGGCACGATTGTTTACTAATGATCAGAAGGATGGAACATCACGGAAATTGAAGATGAAAAAAAATTGTACACCAGGGAGGAAgttattttgaactttttatgtAAATAAATTCTTTTTGACAATTGTGACTTTTTTCTACAACAGTCCTACGAGATCATTCCACTGCGGAACGAGTGTGCAAACTTCAGAGGAGGCACACAATCATGGTGTGCGAATCGCCAACAGAGGGAAAGGTAATTCagaaagagttacctcccttaacaGAAGACCCAGAAAGAGAGCTGGAAGAGGAAGTTGAATTTCTGTCCCAGAATTCTTCCTCACACTACACTAGTCCCCCATCATATTGCTCTGGTAACATTCGACGGCAAATGATAGCTCACCAGACTAGTCAAAATAATTCACGTCAAATGGCGTCTGAACGAACAGAACACAGGAAGTCGTCTGCTGGGAGTTTAAGTGCGATTCCGGAAGTCGATGATAGTTGCACGGATCATGATATATCCGATAGTGTTTGTGATGTGGATCTGTCTGAATTGAATGCATCCGAACTTTTGCATGTGAACTGGAAAACTGCATGTACACGTGATGGAGAGTCTAACGGTCACTCGCACTGTCAAGACTGTCGGCCTAAACCTGTAAGTAATCTAACCGTCTATACTCTAACTCACATTTTACCCACAATTCCTGCCTTTTCCCATTTGTCTTATTTCATTGGAGAGCTTCATCATGTTGCGTTGAACATATCCATAatgacatcaacaaaaacaatggacatgatgttttcatatttggaattcttttttttttttattcttttgtaAGGAATAATGATAGGACAGTGTGATAgaatttggtttggtttggttgtcaTGCCAAAAGCTTTGGTTGGAATCCTATTTTTGCTATGTCCCATCCAATTATAGTGCTAGAATAATCCTAAAATGGCAAAACCTCTTTCACTCGCTGTCATGAATTGATGGTTTTGATGCATAAATGTTTGGTAGAGTGATTAATAACAGAAGGATCAAGATTGTGTCTCAGTGCGTATCTTTATTCAAATCTTATCAAGATTTAATCAAGTAATGAGATCGCTGTGTCATTTTGCAAGATTTAATCACAGTTACATGATGAACGCTCTCCCAGCCAGACTAGTTACTTGATACCATGGGTCCACCATGGGCTCACCAGGAACTCACCTTGCACTGTGATACATGACTTTATTTCAGGATTGGAATTAATGTGTTGTGTCAATCAAGAGTTGCTACTTTaaagaatttcaaaatttatgtcataaatgaaatgaatttattATCTGTTATCAAGTGTTGAGAATTTTAGAGAATTTGAAAATTTATATCGTGGAAAagtaattattttgaaattgatttgttgttttgcaAATACCTGTGCTCACAGTGTTAACAGACATGCTTGAATGtatcatttatgaaaaatgtgtttgaacGAGTTTTCTGGAATAGCTATGTTTGAATGTATTTTAGCAACTTTGAGAAGTGTACTTGTTTCGTAGTTCATGCATGCTAGTATGAATGTATTTGATTTACACATTTTCTTGATATTTACCATTTGCCGTTTTAGTTTTCATTCTACCAGGAACTTTTCCAACGTCCCTATCGACATCCCTTTGTTATAGAGGTATCGATTTACTGCTGAGTCAGCGGGCTTCTGTGTTTGTGATTGTTTGCGCACCCcgttgattttgacgttttgttGAAGAATGCAGATGTTGACACTTTgtgttttcaaatgaaactTTTATACACAATTCCTGAAGTTTCTAAAAAAAATTTCCCTGGAGAAACTTTTGCACAAAGCATAGTCTTATCGTCACCCTAAAAATTCCAGAAATTAAGAATTTTAATTTGTAAGATCTTAAATGATCTTTTAACATTTGGAATTCAGTCATGTTATCTATGTGAGATTTTAAGgtgatttgtttgatttgtatgtttttgtacATGGTTAAATCTAACAAACTGTTCATTTTTCTGTACTTACTCATTGTGATCATATCTAAGTGAAGACAAAGAAAATTACTGTGTATTAGTGGTAAATATAGAGTATCACTGATATAAAGTTTATAAATACACCAGGGATAAAATGGAGCATTTTCTTAACTTTCTTGTGCATGAATTCTTCCTTGCCCGTTTCATTTGCCTCTTCTGTTTTCATCAGAGTTTTATTTGCTGGAAGGACGACATACTAGAACAGATAAATTATGTATGATCTGTTAATCCTATCTAAAGAATTCagattgttaaaagtggcataaaagccaacttactcactcactgaagaattcagattgttaaaagcggcttaaaagtCAACTCACTAAAGATTTCAGACAATTCTCTCTAGCTTACATTAAACGTTACTTGAACTTTTTTGTAAAGTGAGTTTCTCAAGTTCTGAGTGAAAGTCATTCTGCTCTCAAGAGTTTCATTCATTGTCTGAAGCAGGATCCACTGTCTGTAGGTTCAGTTATGGTTTCACTGAAAATACTATCCATGGTCTTCATCTAAGTTACAAACTGTCTGATCTGTGTAGTTTTTGGCTTTCATCTCATGTTATTCTcgcaaaccagtgactgaagaatgaggacaattATTATTGATGTATGGCATTTTATTCTGTACAGGCGAGGTTTTCACATAATTTCTGATGTCCTTATCAAACAAGAGGTACTTGTGAAGTAATTTTGGgtaatatatacatgaaatgtttgGACAATAACTGAGGAATGAAGCGAAAATGAGTTGTTTGTACAATAGAAGAGGTTAATAACACAGAAGGTATACGTGATTGagttaaaaatatatgaaaaattaCTTCTCATGTACCACTTGCTTGACAAAGCCAGAATCTATGTTGAAATGTCATCTTTACAGAACAAAGAGGTTGTATATCCGTAAAAATTGTCCTCATTCtccacaacttctagaatgccaatcaaagtcAAGCCAGTGACTGAAAAAAATGTCGAAGGCATTGAAGAAACACACGAATATGATTGAAGATGCTGAGCATGTGCAGGTCACATTTCTTTGAGACTAGGTCTGTTGTCAGGAATGGGGCTTCTATAATACAGCTATATACACCATGGGCAGGACTTATATAGCATTATGATGGCCAAGTAGCGTCACATCTTGTGAGAGTTGCAGCTTCACTCCATCCTTGGAAGGAAAACTCCTTTGCAGGATTTCATTATCGAAAGTTGGTTGACGTTGCAACACTCATGAGGTCCCATTATCAAGGTTGAGGGTTCATATTACTAAAGTTTtaagatatgtcatatttatatCCTCGTGTCATCAATTAACTTggttctgttttgtttgatttttcagAAGATGTTATTAATGGGATTAAAGTTTGATAAGTTCTGAAAAATCAAGAGAAAAATaaagtttcatattttgttcttCCTTTTAATTATAATGATGTAATCTTATTTTTTTTGTATAATTAAGACACTATGGGCATGGTTTGAGATAAATAAGTTGAGAAATTTCTCTTGCTAATAACACCttctaaaatgtttgaaatggagGTTTCACGTGTGTATTCTCATTAAATGTTAACACTGTTAATGGTGCGGTGTCAACTTGTTTCAAACTTGTGTAAATTGGAATTTTGGGTTGGTTTTGAACAAAAAATACTGATATAGATATTTGTTGGGAGAAATAAGTTTCATGACATTTTATCTTTTTGATAATGTCGAGGGCACTTAGCTGTGGGTTAATGACTTTAAATGCAGTAATAACTAAGTAAACTTAATCCGAGTTACAATCTCATATTACGAGTCCTTGTGTATTTCACAAGTTTTTAATAATTTGATTTTCCTTCATTTTGAGCTGAAATGCAGTGATATAACTTCCATGCTGTTCAAATCAGCATAAAACCCaggtcactcactaactctgaaTAAGTTAACCTGTATCACAATAAGGTCATCAAAGATAATTTGGAGTAGAACTGTATGAATATGCCCTGGTGTGAAAGAAGTATCTGCTAATGCTCTGGTGTGACAGAACCATTTCTGTTGTGTgattggggcagtggggtagccttgtggttaaagaattcgcttgtcatgccaaagatccaggCACGATTTTCCACATATGTATGATGTGTGTAGCCcatattacaggaatattggCAAAAGCGACGTAAACCATAACTATGTCGATGGTCTGGTGTCACAGTTCtataacatttttgttttgtttctttcagaaGAAGTGGCAGAACCCCATCGAGTGTCTGAACCTCACCCTGGAGGAGGTGACCCATATCCGTACTGTGCTCACCAAGGCGGAGTTGGAGTCCCTCATCACCCAGCCAGAGCTCTATTCACAGGTCGCCAAGAGCAAGGTCAGTCTGAAGCGTCATCAAACATGCGAAACAATAATGTGTCAAGTTTGCTGCAACATATGTTTATCGTTTAATGccacacacaacaatattcagCAGTGGCTTTTAAAAGACATAGtcaaaaccagacaatccattgattgtCTGTTAGACCTGAAAGAGTCTGTGGTCataattttgtgaaaatatcagtcactggatctgATCAAGATATTTTTAATAAGAAATCTAAAAAAATAGTCTACCTTTATCACTTTCATAGTGATCTTTGTATGGTGATGGTTAAAATGGGTTTTCGGCAACCAGtcctaagaggtgactaatgatATTGGGTTATCCAgacaactatttacagaccaccatcgtagagcaggaatattgctgagtgtgccaataaacaacaatcaaactaACAAAAACATATCAGGAATATTGCCTCAAACAAACCTGCCTTTCTGATGTTCAGCTTTGTGTTTCAGCTCTGCTTCTCTTGTAAGATCACCAAATTTGCCCTGTTTGGAGAATGGGGGACAAAGTGTCGCTTCTGTAAGAGGACAGTGTGCAGCAAGTGCCTTAGGAAGGTAAGGATCTCGATGTGTTGGTAAACTTTCAGTCTGGAGAGTTGAATGCTGCATTAGTCATACTTATGTATCTTTGAGGGAAGGCTTTCGGGTGAAGGACCAGATTTGAAAGAAGCATATCCTGAAAGTATCAGCAGTTATGGCCTGTTGATTTGGAAAAAGAATGTTGGAAACAAACACAGACTAAAAGACAGAATGGCATTAAGAATTGTGTTTAGTGATGCCCATGAAGGGGATATGGTTCTATTGTAACTTCTGAAATATGACAACCTTAACAAGTCAAGAGTAATTCTTACTTCTTCGTCAAAATGTacacatgaagatccgggttagaattggtcttcagtaacccatgcttgttgtaagaggcaacttaaCAGGATCAgggccaagattttcgaagctcccttaGCACTATGATTGTGCCATAGTGCCATTAACGTTAACTTTTGACTATCTTaatgctaagagagctttgaaaatctaggacCTGGTGGTCAAACTCCCTGTCATCAGTTtgcagttgtgtagattgatgctcatgctgttgatcactggatcgtctgatacagacttcattatttacagaccagcatcatacagctggaatattgctgaatgtggtgtaaaactaaactcacccctCATCAGACTTCTTGACACAGAGTTATATTCCCTTGTTTTCATATCCTATATACTTgagtagtcttgtggttaacgTGTTCGCTCACCACGCTGATGACCCAGAtttgattccccgcatgggtacaatgtgtgaagctcatttctggtgtacacCACTGTGaatttgcaggaatattgcgaaaagcgacgtaaaactaaactcaccaagTTTTGTTCTTGTTACTTTGTCTGCAGTGAGGTGAAACTGAGAACCCAGCAATaatgaaaaagtaaaacctgatCTGGATACAAATAATCAATTATGTTCTCCAGTAATGGTGTTCAGGGAGGAAGTAACTTGGTCCTAGGAAGAATGGCTGCCAGACAATCTGGATGATTAGGAAATCAATAAAACGGAAAAACTACATTCATCAATACACATTATTTCCCCATGGTTGAAAAACGGTGGGAAAAAGTGATCGGCTTATCTGTAGTCTGTCTGCTGTccattttcactttcactttttcTTAAACCactgaatattatttttttaagctTACTGTACTAATGGCTTTTGAGGGTTTGGGATTTTGGtctttgatttgatttgatttgattttcgTGCTAAGTTGGACAGGAAATGTAAACATACAGGAAAATATTTTccagattgttttgttttttgtttttttgccccatttacacttcataaattgccaataGTAATATACTTTTCCTATTTAAACAGGATACTACTTTGACCagtgatttttattttgttgtttttgtcactGTCCTGCCTTTAGAATTTCTGAGGACAGAAATCTGTAAAACCAGAAATGAAATCGGTCTgtcctttttctttttttcatgcgTGTTTATTCCATTGATGATGTGACTAACCTTGGTGTGGTTGCCTTCAGATGCATGTGCCGACGGATCACTTCAAGAACATCCCTGTGTACACATTGAGTCCAACTCCACTCAGTCCTGAAATGAAGGAAGCCATTGAAACATACAAAAGGTAAAGTTGTGAAGTTCTGTACATCCATGTTTGTTGCTCAGTTCTAATGACAGTTGGGCCATAGGAGGCCCAATAATATCAGGTGTCTCTGAAAGAAGTGAATACAGAATCATCTGTATATTAGGGACCCGTgacggtcccggggtagaataagccttcagcaacccatgcttgccataaaaggcttgtcgtaagaggcgactaacgggatcgggtggtcaggctcgctgacttggttgaaaaatgtcatcggttcccaattgcgcagatcgatgctcatgttgttgatcactggattgtctggtccagactcgattatttacagaccgctgccatatagctgtaatattgctgagtgcggcgtaaaactaaactcactcactcacctgtatattaggtcatctcttgttttccaagaattgcatttgaggtttttgttttggagggacaggttttacttttcattagtaagaccgcttcccaggttttactttttgttagtaAAACAGCTTCCCAgtgtttacttttcctaactttaaaggaacatcaacattcaaatgatacatgattatttgaaatcaattgaaaaatatcgttcaagattaaagTCACAATACAAAGGTTTCCTGAAGCGGgattgcaatattgctaaacgcagcATAACTAAACATACTAATGACACTGATGTTCTTTTGACAGTTTAAGTCCCACAGGGTCGTCTCcacctacacctgctgttccaCGGAGACCCAATCTCGACAACCGCCCAGGGCGCAAGAAACCCCTGCAAAGGTCCCAGTCCATGCTAATCAAACCTGTCACCCCCAAAGTGACGAAAGGGCCCCTAATGAGCATTTGCTGTGATTGCAAGGATATGATCACTGAGATCGTGAGAGCAGGTCGCACATCCATTTCTTTGATCAACCAGGGTAAGGATCCTACCACGGAAGTGAGGCTCAACCTCGTCAAGTGAGGCTAGGTGGGATCTTGTGCTACTGTGctaatacaatgtgtgagagaTACCTCGGGTTCTACTGAGGTGAACATTTATGAAACATACCTGGTAAAGATTTTGGTACATTCAGTCATGGAGAAGCGGAGTCTGTGTTAGAACATTCAAGATAATTGTACTAAAAgtgattttcagagtgaaaaTGTCTGAAATTTGGATGTGGGATCTGAATATTCCATGGTGTGAATGACAACTGGATACATGGATAAAATGAATATGGGAAACATGGATGCTTAATATTAAGAAACAATGGCGATCCCAACCATTTGGATCTGATATCTGACTTTCTTCAACCAAAAGCTTGTTGCCAGGAGATCCTGCAAACAAGGAAGGCTGTATTGTGTGCAAATTAAAACAAGATGTATTATTTCTTCGaatgagaaaaaaacacaccaaGTGAAATCCAAGATGGATGCTTATCACCAATGAAAAAGGTGGATaatcatattttcaaatcaCTCTCAAATCcaggaattgtttgtttggatgtttgccatatttcctgaattttattgtttatttaagttatttcatgtttccatgtagtTTCATTCAAAGTTAGTGTTGCAGTTGAGACAAATAGCTAAAGTGAATACAAGAAAATGAAGCTGATTCTGAAGAATTATTTAAAGCCAAAGAACATGCAGTTTGCATATTTCAGTTTAGTCCTATTTCAGAATAATGTTAATAGTTTTGCTTCAAGGAAAAATAGtgtgttattgaatacaattaGCGAAAATGCCTGTCTCAGATAGATGGAAGAACATTTAGTGCTTTGTATGATTGCAAATCCAAGATTTGTTTCCAGGGGAAGGGcacgaaatattaaaatatttaccaCCATGCTGAAATCTGTAAAACAGATGTAACTGTGGTTTTCAACAAATCTTGAATCTCAAGCTCATGTATCTAATCTCAACATggtaacaaatatatttatatagccCATTTTCTTGGTATAGTCAACCATTCAGTTTTTCTCAGTACAATCAGGTTTGGTTTcccaacagaaaaaaaaatcatgctAACATAATCAATGTacatttttgtgaatatatGGAAAGCTTTTGTTTTAAGACATGTCTGTAACTATAGCAACATGTGAATAACCTAGTTACCATAGCAACCACATTCTTAACCTTGACATGGTGACCTTCAGGATTAAGAAATGGCAGAAAACATCACACATGACAGATCAAAAATTTGGTGTGACACTGATTTAACGAGGACTGTGTTTATCTGGAAACCTTGATGTTAAAAACCCCTGTAATTCTGGACAGTTATGAAAGATGTGACTGATGACAGTTCTGACCATTATTGTGTTCTACATACAGATAATGTGAACAGAATACATCCATCTGGATTATGTCACTTTCAACGCAGTGCAATTTTGTGTTCGTGGAAAAATCCAAAATTAAATCCTTTCATTTATTTTCTACtcaaattatttaataatctCTTCATCATTCAGTTTCTGTGATAGgtaaaaaaatcaataaatcaagtaAATTACATCACATCTGACAGGATACCAATGACATTTGATGTGTGTTTTGCCAATTTTTGGAAGGTCACCATTTAGCCTAATAGTTAGACTGTACATAGATTTTATTCAGGACCTGTAGTCTTCCAAGTATTTCACAACGCACGTACACATTTTAGAACTGTTGATCTAGCTAGGGCTTTCATGTAATTCTCTCAAAGATGTTGGTTTGAGTGATGGATATATATCGTATGATCTTTGCAGAATCCTCTCTGTGTTTGTTGTAGGTCAATCAATGGATGACATTGAATTTTGGGAATGGTTCCCTTCCTTTTATTGTAAGGCTTTTACCCTGTGAGTTCCAGTTCAGAGAGGATTCACATGTACACCAAGAATTTGTTAATTGTTAGTTCACAAAGTGGAAAAGCTGAAAAAACATGTtatgcagagttatgtcccttaacCATGACAGGATCTGATTTTTCAAAACCCCTATTCAGCCAATTATGATCAATTATGCTACATTTCATCACCTTGTGGGGTCTACCATTTTTAAACTGATGTGGCTTGATTTGAAAGAAATAATGTTCAAGTTAGCAATAAACTTAAATCAGTCAGTATTTGCAATTGCTGCCTTACAGATCATGTCTGTTGTAAGAGGCTACTGAGTTGTTTGGAGGTCATGTGTGTTGACTTccttgatgctcatgatgtcagtcactgggttgCCTGACCCTGCCTTGAATATTTACCCGGTTgcttggctggaatattgttgattgcAGCGTTGAACAAAATACAAGATGTCGTAGATCAGCCATATGGTtgataatgaaaatgaaaaagataatgaaaatgcagcagagatgTCATCAAAAAGGAATATTTGCTTGCTAAGCAATGTTAAGTTTAATTCATCGACTAAATCAACCAAAAATACCCAAAAGTGTTTCTCAAAGTCACAGATATTGGtgaatgaataaaaaatatttgagGGTCTTATGTCATGAAGATGCTgtcaaatagatattttcattattcatgttttggggaatgaaatgtcaaatgttttcttacatcacagtttgttttcataaaaCAATCACACTTTGGCAACAGAATTTATAAAGGCTAATGTTTGAAAGGGTACTCCATTGTCATTCGTCAGTTCATACTTGTTGCTTCAGGGTAATGTTACCTGCAgacttacctcccttggctggccaAGTAACTTCCCAGTGTGATTATTACAGTGttactgactgaaaattcaTTATGAATTATAAGtgaattatgaaattattttgtcATAGTCAGCTGAGATTTCCT comes from the Haliotis asinina isolate JCU_RB_2024 chromosome 12, JCU_Hal_asi_v2, whole genome shotgun sequence genome and includes:
- the LOC137257349 gene encoding protein spire homolog 1-like isoform X5; the encoded protein is MALYGKSAMDKLIGSDHFSLSDLVKSFNNAINEEQAWAVCFQCAQFFLRGQPQEKYQDLYMFGSQALRLSKDGEVFIDCQSLTSKGSGKGPPDNRNSLFNKGSRIAKEKDAVQALGLAIYHAMDYGMGETEERQLSPDLEDLIGHMTEEDEDDDSTCADDEGIEKDAEDEEDRHRQGKHGYCFFDIAQCCIRHLSSWQDPHHHYKAVCRAVVTEAQELITFLDKISSDQKNLAKKKEDVDTVEELQRSDWARLWVQIMRQLRNGVRLKKVEHVVLPQDEFELTPFEILLEDIRSRRYNLNKISVKDRKLKSPPPKVQDPHELLLTDIRSMPKLRPIRDGRLVGESDKTSPVETSRTRLNRGDSDESPLPVRKVIKPDFTLLLNNSFEEEVSDDEGQLAEEVRTHVEASQISPLSPVSPVHDHVTPVMERPVLRDHSTAERVCKLQRRHTIMVCESPTEGKVIQKELPPLTEDPERELEEEVEFLSQNSSSHYTSPPSYCSGNIRRQMIAHQTSQNNSRQMASERTEHRKSSAGSLSAIPEVDDSCTDHDISDSVCDVDLSELNASELLHVNWKTACTRDGESNGHSHCQDCRPKPKKWQNPIECLNLTLEEVTHIRTVLTKAELESLITQPELYSQVAKSKLCFSCKITKFALFGEWGTKCRFCKRTVCSKCLRKMHVPTDHFKNIPVYTLSPTPLSPEMKEAIETYKSLSPTGSSPPTPAVPRRPNLDNRPGRKKPLQRSQSMLIKPVTPKVTKGPLMSICCDCKDMITEIVRAGRTSISLINQGKDPTTEVRLNLVK
- the LOC137257349 gene encoding protein spire homolog 1-like isoform X3, producing the protein MALYGKSAMDKLIGSDHFSLSDLVKSFNNAINEEQAWAVCFQCAQFFLRGQPQEKYQDLYMFGSQALRLSKDGEVFIDCQSLTSKGSGKGPPDNRNSLFNKGSRIAKEKDAVQALGLAIYHAMDYGMGETEERQLSPDLEDLIGHMTEEDEDDDSTCADDEGIEKDAEDEEDRHRQGKHGYCFFDIAQCCIRHLSSWQDPHHHYKAVCRAVVTEAQELITFLDKISSDQKNLAKKKEDVDTVEELQRSDWARLWVQIMRQLRNGVRLKKVEHVVLPQDEFELTPFEILLEDIRSRRYNLNKISVNGNIPPKVKNDAHAVILEFIRSRPPLRSVKDRKLKSPPPKVQDPHELLLTDIRSMPKLRPIRDGRLVGESDKTSPVETSRTRLNRGDSDESPLPVRKVIKPDFTLLLNNSFEEEVSDDEGQLAEEVRTHVEASQISPLSPVSPVHDHVTPVMERPVLRDHSTAERVCKLQRRHTIMVCESPTEGKVIQKELPPLTEDPERELEEEVEFLSQNSSSHYTSPPSYCSGNIRRQMIAHQTSQNNSRQMASERTEHRKSSAGSLSAIPEVDDSCTDHDISDSVCDVDLSELNASELLHVNWKTACTRDGESNGHSHCQDCRPKPKWQNPIECLNLTLEEVTHIRTVLTKAELESLITQPELYSQVAKSKLCFSCKITKFALFGEWGTKCRFCKRTVCSKCLRKMHVPTDHFKNIPVYTLSPTPLSPEMKEAIETYKSLSPTGSSPPTPAVPRRPNLDNRPGRKKPLQRSQSMLIKPVTPKVTKGPLMSICCDCKDMITEIVRAGRTSISLINQGKDPTTEVRLNLVK